The candidate division KSB1 bacterium sequence GCATTTTTTCCTTGCCTTGGAAGCATACCGATATCGATTTGCGTCATTATATGATCCTCTATTGGCGATGAACACCTCAAAAGTGGATCCCCTCCCCCACCAAATCGAAGCTGTTTATGGGTATGTCTTGCGGCTGCCGCGCATTCGCTTTCTGATTGCTGATGATCCGGGCGCAGGCAAAACCATTATGGCGGGGCTGATCATAAAAGAATTGAAACTGCGCAATCTCATCAGGCGAATTTTGATTGTCGCTCCCGGGCATCTCAAAGACCAATGGCGGCGGGAAATGAAAGACCGCTTCGAAGAGAATTTTGTAGTCGTAGATCGCGATGTCATAGGTGCCTTTTATGGGCAAAGCGTCTGGCAACGTGAACAGCAATTAATTACTTCGATTGATTTTGCCAAACAGGATGACGTTTTGCCCGGCATTGCTTCGGTACCGTTTGATTTGATTATCGTGGACGAAGCTCACAAGATGTCCGCGACTCGTTATGGGGAAAAGCTGGACAAGACTATCCGCTATCGATTAGGCGAAAGACTTTCAGAAATCACAACTCATTTGCTGTTTTTGACCGCTACGCCTCATCGCGGTGATGCCGAAAATTTTCGTTTATTTCTCGACTTACTGGAGCCCGGCTTTTTTGCCACAACAGAAATGGTTTCCGACTCTATTCGCAAAGCCGAAAATCCGCTTTTTATTCGCCGGCTAAAAGAGGATTTGAAAGATTTTGACGGCAAGCCGCTGTTCCTGCCGCGACATGTCGAGACGAAAACCTTCAACCTTGGTGTCGAAAGCGCAGCAGAGAAAGAATTGTATAACGCGCTTTCGCGTTACGTAAATGAACAATACGGCCTCGCGCTTAATAAAGACAAGCGCCGCAACATAGCTTTTGCTCTGGTCATCCTGCAGCGTCGCTTGGCCTCCAGTACGTATGCGTTGCTCAAGTCGCTCGAACGACGAAAGCACCGGCTGGAAAGCTTGCTCCATGAGGCTCAACAGCGCCATCAATTCAGCTTTGGATATGATTTCGATGAAGTCGAAGACATGAGCGAGGAAGAACGATGGAAACAGGAAGAGGTCTGGGAGACGCTCAGCGTTGCCGAAAACCGAGAAGAATTGGAAGAGGAATTGCATACGCTTGAGAAATTAGTCGAGCAGGCAAAAGCTATTGTGGATACAGAGCCGCCCGCAGAAGTTAAACTGCGACATTTCCGCGCCGCGCTGGAAGAGCTCAAGCGGCAATACCCAGGCGAGAAAATCTTGGTATTTACCGAATCGCGTGATACCCTTGAATACCTGGAAAGAAACTTGCGCCGCTGGGGATACAGTGTCTGCACGATCCACGGCGGAATGGAGTTGGAAGAACGAATCAAAGCCGAGGCCGTTTTCAAGAACGAAGCGCAAATCCTGGTGGCGACCGAGGCGGCGGGTGAAGGCATCAACCTGCAATTCTGCCATTTGATGATCAACTATGACATTCCCTGGAATCCGAACCGTTTGGAACAGCGCATGGGCCGCATTCATCGCTACGGGCAGACCAAGGAAGTGTTCATTTTTAACCTTGTGGCCTGCGACACGCGCGAGGGCAGCGTTCTGAACGCCCTGTTCCGCAAACTCGAGGAAATTCAACAGGCGCTCGGCAGTGATAAGGTTTTTGATGTGTTGGGCGACATCATCACCGGCAAAAATCTTTCGCAGTTGCTGGTGGAAGCCGCCGCCAACGCGCGCAGCCTGGATGAAATCCTTGAGGAAATAGAAATCAAGGTGGATGCCGAATATATCGACCGCGTGCGACAGAATCTGGGAGAGAGCCTGGCCACACGGTATATTGACTATACCCGCATCCGCGAAATGGCCGAGCAGGCGCGTGAACATCGTCTCATCCCGGAATATACCGAAGCCTTCTTCATACGGGCGCTGGAGGAGCTCGGCGGACGCCGGCTGGAACGCAAGGTTGCTGAATACCCCCGTGGAACCTTTCTCGTTTTGGAAAGTGTCCCATCGGCTTTACGGCAGATTGCGGAAGAAGAATGGTTCAAGAGACAGTTCGGCGCGCTTGTACGACGCTACCCGCTCATTACCTTTGATAAAGAAGCAGCCATGCGCGTTCCGCAGGCAGAACTGGTCACCTTCGGCGACCCGCTCTTCGAAGCCGTTATGGTGTGGGTGGAGCGACATTTGGATATTGCGCTGAAGGAAGGGGCGGTATTTACCGACCCCGACGGGCTTCGCGACGGTATCCTGCTTTTTTATCAAGGTGAAATACGCGACGGTAAAAACGAAATTGCCGGCACGCGCCTGTTTGCTCTGTTTGCCGACCGAAAACGGGGCGTAATCGAGCCGGTCAATCCG is a genomic window containing:
- a CDS encoding helicase-related protein, yielding MKNNVMQITPGSIIQGTYWPEPVEVSQVEEIGDYVRIVGVLTKSREHIDQMLPKSQVMQIAAGEIKPLFSANPRHFFLALEAYRYRFASLYDPLLAMNTSKVDPLPHQIEAVYGYVLRLPRIRFLIADDPGAGKTIMAGLIIKELKLRNLIRRILIVAPGHLKDQWRREMKDRFEENFVVVDRDVIGAFYGQSVWQREQQLITSIDFAKQDDVLPGIASVPFDLIIVDEAHKMSATRYGEKLDKTIRYRLGERLSEITTHLLFLTATPHRGDAENFRLFLDLLEPGFFATTEMVSDSIRKAENPLFIRRLKEDLKDFDGKPLFLPRHVETKTFNLGVESAAEKELYNALSRYVNEQYGLALNKDKRRNIAFALVILQRRLASSTYALLKSLERRKHRLESLLHEAQQRHQFSFGYDFDEVEDMSEEERWKQEEVWETLSVAENREELEEELHTLEKLVEQAKAIVDTEPPAEVKLRHFRAALEELKRQYPGEKILVFTESRDTLEYLERNLRRWGYSVCTIHGGMELEERIKAEAVFKNEAQILVATEAAGEGINLQFCHLMINYDIPWNPNRLEQRMGRIHRYGQTKEVFIFNLVACDTREGSVLNALFRKLEEIQQALGSDKVFDVLGDIITGKNLSQLLVEAAANARSLDEILEEIEIKVDAEYIDRVRQNLGESLATRYIDYTRIREMAEQAREHRLIPEYTEAFFIRALEELGGRRLERKVAEYPRGTFLVLESVPSALRQIAEEEWFKRQFGALVRRYPLITFDKEAAMRVPQAELVTFGDPLFEAVMVWVERHLDIALKEGAVFTDPDGLRDGILLFYQGEIRDGKNEIAGTRLFALFADRKRGVIEPVNPAILWDLSEGGEASTYLPAEEVDASKGRALTVLLPELEAYRHELMEERKRQAAIKEKYGLKSLEYLILKLDGDLIHLQIRKEKGENVDLVMHNKREQKERYEHAYKELSITLKQECQLTLSTPRFLGAARVVPAPFAADLASDAEIERIGVQVAMEYERARGWMPEDVSKEDLGFDIRSTSPEGQKRYIEVKARAGSGPVALTQNEWFKAKRFQSEYFLYVVLNAAG